The following proteins are co-located in the Mesorhizobium australicum WSM2073 genome:
- a CDS encoding peroxidase-related enzyme — MTGKITALDLAAGELSEPTKAYFAKCEEKLGLVPNVLKAYAFDDKKLRAFTDMYNDLMLGESGLSKLEREMIAVAVSSINHCYYCLTAHGAAVRQLSGDPLLGEMMVMNFRAADLSPKQTAMLEFAVKLTEEPARIVEADRAALRQAGFSDRDIWDIASTAAFFNMSNRVAAAIDMRPNDEYHAMAR; from the coding sequence ATGACCGGCAAAATCACCGCGCTAGACCTGGCCGCCGGAGAACTGAGCGAGCCGACAAAGGCCTATTTCGCCAAATGCGAGGAAAAGCTCGGCCTCGTCCCCAACGTGCTCAAGGCCTATGCCTTCGACGACAAGAAATTGCGCGCCTTCACCGACATGTACAATGATTTGATGCTGGGCGAGTCCGGCCTGTCGAAGCTGGAACGCGAGATGATCGCGGTCGCCGTCTCCTCCATCAACCACTGCTACTACTGCCTGACCGCGCATGGCGCGGCGGTGCGCCAGCTCTCGGGCGATCCCCTGCTTGGTGAGATGATGGTGATGAATTTCCGCGCCGCCGACCTTTCGCCGAAGCAAACGGCAATGCTCGAATTCGCCGTCAAGCTGACCGAGGAGCCGGCCAGGATCGTCGAGGCCGACCGCGCCGCCCTGCGCCAGGCAGGCTTCAGCGATCGCGACATCTGGGATATCGCCTCGACCGCGGCCTTCTTCAACATGTCGAACCGTGTCGCGGCCGCGATCGACATGCGGCCGAACGACGAATACCACGCCATGGCGCGATAG
- a CDS encoding aromatic amino acid ammonia-lyase has product MLDAIAKPGIFLRALTMTLALAAPPAHAFEAVTAYQPIFETAAAKTITLTGHDLTVEQVIDIARNGAKVELSPEALQRSADAYGLLLEGAAEGVTIYWFNRGAGDQRETVIFSGDPTTPENSKLLKDQQLARFKGGVNRGYGPELQEEALVRAIMAIRANTMSYEAASPQLTHMLVDMLNKRVTPVVQSRGTLGEGDLATLGNIGAAMVGEGEAYLDGVRMPATQALSQAGLKPLEPFAADQAALISTNAYAQAQAVLLLEDARKLLEWTDLSYAMGLNGMNSSVTPISAPVQSMRPYPWLTWDAARVMDMIKGSYLFDEDQARIIQDPESMRASSQRQGSAWQAWADLRQSVLLSINSSDHNPAVLPGLTPQSSPELSTPQFMKYYIKGGPLSGGKSGYIFSNANWDPYPMANQVEAFTISLTNLGVAVAQRIERFRNPFFTVIKPTDALKPDERKDIPTFDGYLPTDLWQELADLGTPVTPNGQAIVATVEDLEGQTRIKTQRAREAVDISFHLLAQDLLTASYWMEIRKAQNPQRKFGEAPTAALEALRQVIPWHQAASERQKRPLGMVAYDFMQENPASKFYSGGPQAPKAAAMPAAGVLPR; this is encoded by the coding sequence ATGCTTGATGCAATTGCCAAACCCGGGATTTTTCTCCGCGCCCTGACCATGACGCTGGCGCTTGCCGCTCCACCCGCCCACGCCTTCGAGGCGGTGACAGCCTACCAGCCCATTTTCGAGACAGCCGCGGCCAAGACGATAACGCTGACTGGCCATGACCTGACCGTCGAACAGGTCATCGACATCGCCCGCAACGGCGCCAAGGTCGAGCTCAGTCCCGAGGCGCTGCAACGTTCGGCGGACGCTTATGGCCTGCTGCTCGAAGGTGCTGCCGAAGGTGTCACCATCTACTGGTTCAACCGTGGCGCCGGCGACCAGCGCGAGACGGTGATCTTCTCGGGCGATCCGACGACGCCGGAAAACAGTAAGCTGCTCAAGGATCAGCAGCTCGCCCGCTTCAAGGGCGGCGTCAACAGAGGCTACGGGCCGGAGCTGCAGGAAGAAGCGCTGGTACGCGCCATCATGGCGATCCGCGCCAACACCATGTCCTACGAGGCTGCCAGCCCGCAGCTGACGCATATGCTGGTCGACATGCTGAACAAGCGGGTGACGCCGGTCGTGCAATCGCGCGGCACGCTCGGCGAAGGCGACCTCGCGACGCTCGGCAATATCGGCGCGGCCATGGTCGGCGAAGGCGAAGCCTATCTCGATGGCGTCCGCATGCCGGCCACACAGGCCCTTTCGCAGGCCGGTCTGAAGCCTCTCGAGCCTTTCGCCGCAGACCAGGCCGCGCTGATCAGCACCAACGCCTACGCACAGGCACAGGCCGTGCTTTTGCTGGAGGACGCGCGAAAACTGCTGGAGTGGACCGACCTCAGCTACGCCATGGGGCTGAACGGCATGAATTCCAGCGTGACGCCGATTTCGGCACCCGTGCAATCCATGCGGCCTTACCCGTGGCTGACATGGGATGCCGCGCGGGTCATGGACATGATCAAGGGCAGCTATCTCTTCGACGAGGATCAGGCCCGCATCATCCAGGATCCGGAAAGCATGCGCGCCTCCAGCCAGCGCCAGGGCTCGGCCTGGCAGGCCTGGGCGGATCTGCGCCAATCCGTGCTGCTCTCCATCAATTCGTCGGATCACAATCCGGCCGTGCTGCCGGGCCTGACGCCGCAGAGTTCGCCGGAGCTGAGCACGCCGCAATTCATGAAATATTACATCAAGGGCGGGCCGCTGAGCGGCGGCAAGTCCGGCTACATCTTCTCCAACGCCAACTGGGATCCCTATCCCATGGCCAATCAGGTCGAGGCTTTCACCATCTCTCTCACCAATCTCGGTGTCGCGGTGGCGCAGCGCATCGAGCGCTTCCGCAATCCCTTCTTCACCGTGATCAAGCCGACCGATGCGCTGAAGCCCGACGAGCGCAAGGACATCCCGACCTTCGACGGCTATCTGCCGACCGATCTCTGGCAGGAACTGGCCGACCTCGGCACGCCGGTGACGCCGAATGGCCAGGCGATCGTCGCCACCGTCGAGGACCTGGAAGGGCAGACCCGCATCAAGACGCAACGCGCCCGCGAGGCGGTCGACATATCCTTCCATCTCTTGGCGCAGGACCTGTTGACGGCAAGCTATTGGATGGAAATCCGCAAGGCGCAGAACCCGCAGCGGAAATTCGGCGAGGCGCCAACCGCGGCGCTCGAGGCGCTGCGCCAGGTGATCCCCTGGCACCAGGCGGCATCGGAACGGCAAAAGCGGCCGCTCGGCATGGTCGCCTACGATTTCATGCAGGAGAACCCGGCCTCGAAATTCTATTCCGGCGGACCGCAGGCGCCGAAGGCGGCCGCCATGCCTGCGGCCGGCGTCTTGCCCAGATAG
- a CDS encoding DUF1062 domain-containing protein, producing the protein MSSALRVHWTIAPEIAPRPLINCNRCGFVKAYRCSEKFRVNANGKRIDAWLIYRCVDCDNSWNFGIFERCNRRDIAPALLAALESNDPALVRSHAFDIVALRNQVGRVEEFPDAVVRKQVIGGIKQGATVLDLRLGLEIPVSLRLDRLLANELGISRSRLHALDERRLLTIEPDGAKALRKPVREGATIRIDLASEPDRRTIISAAGG; encoded by the coding sequence ATGTCATCGGCCCTGCGCGTCCACTGGACGATCGCGCCTGAAATCGCACCACGACCCCTGATCAACTGCAATCGCTGTGGCTTCGTGAAAGCCTACCGCTGCAGCGAGAAATTCCGCGTCAACGCCAACGGCAAGCGCATCGACGCGTGGCTGATCTATCGCTGCGTCGACTGCGACAATTCCTGGAATTTCGGCATTTTCGAGCGCTGCAACCGGCGCGATATCGCGCCGGCACTGCTGGCGGCGCTCGAAAGCAATGATCCGGCACTGGTCCGGAGCCATGCCTTCGACATCGTCGCCCTGCGCAACCAGGTGGGACGCGTCGAAGAGTTCCCCGACGCCGTCGTGCGCAAGCAGGTGATCGGCGGGATTAAGCAAGGCGCGACGGTGCTGGATCTCCGGCTTGGTCTGGAAATACCGGTATCGTTGAGGCTCGACCGGCTGCTTGCCAACGAACTCGGCATCTCGCGGTCGCGCCTTCACGCACTGGACGAGCGGAGGCTGCTGACCATCGAGCCGGATGGAGCAAAGGCCCTGCGCAAACCGGTCCGAGAGGGAGCGACAATCCGCATCGATCTCGCCAGCGAGCCCGACCGGCGGACCATCATCTCGGCCGCTGGTGGATGA
- a CDS encoding LysE family translocator: protein MHLASLLIFAAALFVAAGSPGPSIAALVARVISKGFRDVFPFLLAMWIGEGIWLSLAVFGLAVVAQTFHLAFVVVKWIGVLYLAYLAWKMWTAPVDAKEGEMPREDSAGKLFFAGMAVTLGNPKIMMFYLALLPTIIDLASVSLVGWVELTATMAVVLIAIDLAWVLAASQARKLLRSKRAMKIANRVSATTMAGAAAAIAAR from the coding sequence ATGCACCTCGCCTCGCTGCTGATTTTCGCCGCCGCCTTGTTCGTGGCCGCCGGTTCGCCTGGCCCATCGATCGCGGCGCTTGTCGCGCGCGTTATCTCGAAGGGGTTTCGCGATGTGTTTCCGTTCCTGCTTGCCATGTGGATTGGCGAAGGCATCTGGCTGTCGCTGGCGGTGTTTGGGCTGGCCGTGGTGGCGCAGACCTTCCATCTCGCTTTCGTCGTTGTGAAATGGATCGGCGTTCTCTACCTGGCCTATCTCGCCTGGAAGATGTGGACGGCGCCTGTCGACGCCAAGGAGGGCGAGATGCCGCGTGAGGATTCGGCCGGCAAGCTTTTTTTCGCCGGCATGGCCGTCACGCTCGGCAATCCCAAGATCATGATGTTTTACCTGGCGCTGTTGCCGACCATCATCGACCTCGCTTCGGTCAGTCTCGTCGGCTGGGTCGAACTGACGGCGACCATGGCGGTGGTGCTGATCGCCATCGATCTCGCCTGGGTGCTCGCCGCCTCGCAGGCGCGCAAGCTCCTCAGGAGCAAGCGCGCCATGAAGATCGCCAACCGCGTCAGCGCCACGACGATGGCCGGTGCGGCGGCGGCCATCGCGGCGCGGTAA